The DNA segment CCTGCAAAAAATGAGCGATGCACCGCTCACCACCTGCCCCCAGTGCGAGGCGGAAAGCCTGACCAAGCTGGTCTCGGCCACCGCCTTCCGCCTGGCCGGCTCGGGCTGGTATGAAACCGACTTCAAGAAGGGAAACAAGCGAAATCTGGCGGGGGACGGCAAAACCGCCGATAAGAAGTCGGATAGCGGCAGTTCCACCGGCTCGGACAAAAAGAGCAGCAACAGGAAGGCTGAAACGGCGTGAAGGATCTGGGCCTGCTGGCTAGACTCAGGCGCTATTTCGTCGCCGGCATTCTGGTGCTGGTGCCGATCGGGGTAACCCTCTTCGCCCTGCGCTTTTTGGTCAACCTGCTGGACCGCTCCCTGAATCTGCTCCCCGATGCCATCCAGCCCGAGAACCTGTTCGGTTTCTCCATCCCGGGGCTGGGCATCGTGCTCAGCCTGGCTGTGCTGCTAGTCACCGGCATGCTTGCGGCCAACTTCTTTGGCCGCAAGCTGGTGGAATGGGGCGAGAGGATTCTTAACCGTATTCCCGTGGTCCGCTCCATCTATTCCGGCAGCA comes from the Natronospira proteinivora genome and includes:
- a CDS encoding FmdB family zinc ribbon protein, whose product is MPIYEYRCQACGHELEALQKMSDAPLTTCPQCEAESLTKLVSATAFRLAGSGWYETDFKKGNKRNLAGDGKTADKKSDSGSSTGSDKKSSNRKAETA